In the Pocillopora verrucosa isolate sample1 chromosome 4, ASM3666991v2, whole genome shotgun sequence genome, AAATAAATTGTGTGACAATCAGATTTGCGTGAGTAACTGAGGAATGGACGCTCGCAGAAAGCCTGGGTTGTTGTAGAGTAGCTTAGTACGTGTCATCTCTCTTTGGACATTGGATTTTAACCGCATTTTTCCAATACAGTTGTAAAATAGTTGGAGGAAGTAACTGATTTTTAGCCAGGCTAACgtagaaaatttaaatatttaaaacgCACACGAAATATAGATACTACTTGCTTCTCAACGACGCGAAGTGTTCCCTGTAACACTTATCGGCTGTTTTTTCACGTTACGTTTTGTATCACACGACACATAATATTGTAGTGAAGGGAAAGAGATTTGGgtgatttttatcatttttaaccCCAACCGAggtgtttatttttcagaacTCAAAGTCGTTATCAGATTTGTGTATTTTTTAGAACGTAAATTTCAAATTCTCGTAGCACATTCAAAATTTGAACTCCTCTTTTATTTTACTAATTTATTTAAGTCAGATATCTTTAATAAAAATGTAGAATACACTTTAGGCGCAGTGATTATCGCAAAGGGgaacataattaatttttagggaaaaatatatttcttgaAAATCAGATGGATTTTTACACTTGTGAAATAAGTGTGGCAATTCGCGattcgttttatttttgtattcacgACATGTACAAAGCAAGGAATAAAGAGAATCTCAATTCTACTTTAACTTGCGCATTCATTCTGTACTACTCAGTGGTCTCAAGTAAGAGTGACAAAGGATATTTCAAGATTTTCAACACGTTTCTCAGGACAGAATCTGGTATACTGCATTTAAGATCTAAACCACACCTTTTCGTTTAGCGGcgtaatagcggagctcgcagagcgtagccccataattgtacaaaatagtagtaacccatcgaccgtacaaggtgctacttttaataTGCGTGGTGAACTctaccgcgggcacgccaacgccacggctttgttcagtagtccagtggtcagtgcactgggctctgagtcggacgacccggattctagtcctggccggggcaaggcgttgtgcccttgagacgtgcgggaaaaaaaatgcgagctccgcttttaggcttggctaaatctatatattaaccCACACGGGATGTCGGGAGAATACGAGAAAAGTTTGTTAATCACTCGCCTCCGACTCGTGATTGAAAATGCGGCCTACTGCTTAAAAAGGAACTGTGGTTGTGTAATTAATGATAGGTTTTGACTAATCAAGGCACTTGTACCATCAGTTAGTTTATAAGGAAAccctcgcctccgtttcaccttgggagggagggtacggctacacgtagcCTACAAAGTTTTAGGTGTCCCTATATGTAGCACCTGTGTCTGTTGTCATTGGTGCGTTTCGATCCTCATAATTATTCCGACTTAGAGCTGCTGTTCCCTTTATGATTATCTCATACAAGTTTCCTTACAGAgtactttttttattactaaatTTCAAACTTCAGGTATTTCTGAAAGTCTAAACAATATCTCTATTTAAAGAACAGATACATCATGGTCGCCTTCGGTGCAATAATTAAAGGTTAACTGGAGACAAGCGACCTCTTGTGCTGCACTCATACGTAACATTCCTTGTTTACAATTCCCGTCTTGTCACGTGTCTTTTAAACACGTCTTGAGTGTGAAACGACTCAAGTTTGGGTGTAGCTCGACCCAGTCTCCAACCGTGTTTTCACATGATTACACCACAAGCTGAGGTTCACTTTTGGCTGCTCGTTGTTGCACGAGCCTCTGTTCCCCGGGCAGCAGTTCTCCCTCGTACAAGTTCTCTGTTAGAAGAAATCATCGAAGTCAAACGAACAGGTAGAGCTTGGGTGTAACCATCATTCCGTTTTGGATTACCATAACGGTATACTTCAGATCAAATtagtcattctccttactgtcaaccaaacaattcttatggtgttcattcagagaatttagtattgagtcaactaattatccccaaattgatattattctttattcccatcactcatctggttgattttatattgatattgtaaggagaaattctgtctcggtcactcatgggagttgaggggttaatttctttatcatgagttaaactttaaattaaCATTGAAAGAGGCTAAAATTGTTAAATCACCTCTAAATAAAAGCAACGAATTCTAAGACCAGGTAATTTACTATGTCTTAAACTCCGTATTCGTAACACATTCCGTTTCAAAAGCCAAGATATTTCAGATGAAAATAAACTGTCTACTTACCTGCCGTACATTCGTCTGACGGCTGAGCTGATACTAGTACCCAGCCCAACACGGCCCCTAACACGCGCATGAGGTTGATGATCCTCCAAGTATCCAACAACGAAGAAGTCTCCGCGTGTCCCctgcaataaacaaacaaacaaacaaggtAAACAGTCGAATGGAAACAAACACAGAAAATACATCAAGAGCCAAATATTGGGGAATTTATTTCACTTGAGCCTTGCAGAGAGCGCTGTTTGAtcgagtgttgtaaaaccaaaaccacagcAATCATCtaggccaatcagaaaaaaggaaaataccgtaagagccaatgagaactcaaaataaaaacaactcaaCTGCACAAAGCGCTGGAAAACGCAGGcgaccaagtcatgattggttttttGATACCTCGAACCACAGATAACTGTGTATATTCTTCTCTTAATTTTACCTCTCAACCCAACACAGTCGAAAAGAAGACGCCCCAATACCTTGTTTGATTTTGCAAAGAAGAGATAAAACAATTCAGTAATCTAGAGCCCTTATATCGGGCTTGGATTTTCCGGACTCTCGTTCTTCAACAAAGGCACTATCAAAATTCCACTGTGAGCAATAATGTAATTCTGATAACGAGCGCAAAACCCTTAAACTTATGCTTTCTCGAAAAGACATAAACTCACCATAAGTCGCTGTGTACCTTGTACAAACTGATTCTGTCGTCTATGTTGGCCACACTTATTGAAAAGACCATAGCAAAGAGGTATGCTGtcaaagacgaaaaaaaaagccaaaattgttaaaaaatttcaaggtttATGATTAAACGGGACTAAGAATATTTCCCTTAACGCAGAGGTGCTAAAAGAGATGAAAGGAAAGCGATCTCATGAAGATTAACCAACCACTTCGTTAACCCTTTAGGTCCTTTCATCAGTGTTAACATTTCCTACCGTACGaacatggagaatttttttaataataaggagcttcttcagttggtaatcatttcattcattctcgtgaccttaatgtatgattcaggggtgatcctataaggagaaactagatgctagtcactcgtaGGGGTCAAAGTGTTAAATGGACTGTGCCTGGGGTATCAAGAGGCTTCCACTATGTCCAGCCTATCGTCACAAGAAAGACCACTCCCGTAGCTGGCAAATACCCTAAACCTAGACAGGAGCCCTTCCTGTAGCTACCTGCCAACATTGATTGGGGCAGGGGAAGGAAAACAGTGGGCGAGGTGGAGATCCAATAGAAAGCAGATTCACGAGAAAAACAGAAGACCCGACCACAATGAAGTCACCACATCTCACGTGAACCTAATTGTATTGTAAGTTGACAAGAGGAGCCTGTTTAGCTCGTGGCGGTGAATACTGataaactgtatttttttcttacgcaCCACTTATTGAAAGAATTCTAGATGGTCTCGACAGCAAGTCCCGGAAAAAGCCAGACCGTGGATTTGCCATATCGTACCTGTGAATATAACAAAAGTACGCGTTACATAGAATCTTTTTCATATGATAAGAAaggtaaaatgtttttaattgtgACATCATCTTCGTGTCTTTTCTCCAACAGATcataagaaccaatcaaaaaacATGTCTGACTGGGCTTATCATATAAACAGTATAccgtaaatgaaaaaattacgcacgtctgattggctgaaaatgagtgaatttttaatgtaacgcgagtgcaaattacaaatagtgcgCGCGCTACCAAAACTTCGTCCTTCTCGAGTTTCTGTGATgagtttttcatgtaaattattaacaagtaacaacatgatttccataacaatttggtgtaaataagcacctataaattttcaaagactacaaattgcactcgccctacgggctcgtaaaatattgttgtttttgaaaaatttattcgtgcttattaacacgaaattgcactcgaaatcatgctACTACCTGCACAAATAGATAACAGATGACGGCAAAAGGTGGTAAGAACAGAAAAGTGGCACAGGAGACCCAGCTGAGTGTCACTGATGTGTCACAGAGTGTCACTGTGATTTATTACCgtacagacccacggcaaaATTGAAtctgttttatatgataaaaaaccaaaatgtgGTTAATTGTGACATCATGtatgtgtctgtcctccaatagatcattaGCGACAACCAATAAAAATGCTTGTATAATTTGACTTAAAATATAATATCCATTGTAATAGTCTTCTATATTCCCGACCATCCTTGTTCTTTCAAGGTTCAATTGTgcttctcttttgtttttcttccttacCAAATTAATACTTTGTGATCACAATCAAGGAGCTGGTGGTTAGCACTTCACACAAAATTACACTAAACACTATAGAGTAAGTCCTTAAAGAACCCTTACCTCAATGAAATTATATGATAACCTGAGTTGTACATGGCTCTTACTAATGATCTATTGGATGACAACTGCAGAGATGACATAACCTTTaacaacattttgtttttttatcatataatacAGAGATTCCAGGTTgtcatgcatctgttcagtagAAGATCCCAGAAGACAATATGGCAACatggaatatatttgttaatCATAGCACAGATGGacgtcaaaattaaaaataatgcgAACCTGTCAAAGACAGACACTGTACAGATTGCAAACAGCATGTAGTATAGTGACTGTAAAGGTTGTGCCAACTTGTAGTAGTTTTCCAGGAAGACCACATCACCTTGGCTGTTATTACTAAGCGAGTAAACAAAGATGACCTGGCAAAGTGCTAGACCTGAAACAGAGTGGAACACAAAACTGGTTAACCGTTTGGAGAACTTTTTGATGGAGAGCTGTAATGTCAAAACCAAGGCAAACACATCAGCTAGTCAAAGCACAGAACAGCACAAAGAGTTCACTAGAacttaaggtaaaaaaaaaacaaacaaactgcctAAGGGGTAGGAACATGCAAGTTACCactagttaaccctttaaaccctaacatcagtatgtatattctccataatattctTGATATATtccttaaggtgctgacaaggagaatttgttcaacccaaggcttctttatttgacgatcatttccttaatCCTTTCTTAATGCAGacctaatgtgtgattcaggtgtgatactGAAGAAATGAGATGCCTATCATAAAACTTGTGCTAGCATAATATTTAAAAGCCATTTCAGTCTGTGACAACCTGCAAGAAGTCCATggcagaaaacagaaaaagatctAAAGGCTTTATGCACTGactgaaaaagataaagaaaaaagaaagatatcattGAATTAGCCATGCCAACAACAATGAAATTCTGTAAGTAATtctgaaactttttaaaaaaattcagggctGTCATTAGATAGATGTATAATTTAAACTGAGAAGGCAGCTGAATTGAGTTATGCTTGTGTAACAGACATAGTGAGTTGCTTTGAAATATGCCCttcgggagggggggggggtcctgTGGCTTGCCTTcctggaaaattttgaaatttgaaaaaactctCTGACATGTGATTCTGGGACATATATACGCCAGACAAAAACATGTATTCTTCTTGGAAAGATACATTAAATTGGCTTCCACTGTTGCATAGTCTTAGCtttccaatgaaaaaaaaaataaataaaaagtctACCCTAACCCTTAAAGTGTACAACATTCTTTTGCAACTGAAAAGTAACCAGCtgcaaaattttacatttcATGCTTCAATGTAACTGGAATTGCGCAAGAAGACAAATTTTACAGGGTTGGGGTTTCTAAGGGTTTTTATCATGACCTATATAATGGTGAGAACAATCTAACAACTTAATCAGTGACTAAGCATACCACAGCAAATTCAGCAGTTGTCATCTTCATGGAGGAGGGAATCTTTTCAGGTTCTTTATTTCTCTCCTCTTCCATTTGCATTAACCTTGTTTTTCTCTCCCGTGTAAATCCCTGGCCATCTAGAATGAAACATTAACAGACTTCTTTTTCCTTATTCAAAGTAAGAAAAATCTGGTAatccttcacaccctaacaaCAGTATGCATATTATCCGCACTGTTCTCTAATacatttccttaaccctttcactcccaagatctaattagtaattctccttactatctgcaatacaattcttatgatgttagttcagagaatttggtattggatcaactaatgatcccatgattgatattcttatccattctcatcacctgcctgcttgatattgtattgatattgtaaggagaaattctgtcttggtcacttgtgggagtgaaagggttaagagctggcaaggagaatttgtttaaaacaaGCTGTAAGTTGATTAAGAGATATTAATATGGTTACATAATcatgtattttaaaaaagagaTCACTACAAGGGCACAAATAAGACACAATCATTTTGAGTCTTCAGATTGTGAGAAAATTGTATGTCACTTCTACCAGATAaaggattttattttgaaaacaagaCTGTATCTTTACCATCTATACCATGCGTTACTTGgtacagttcttttttttttctttttgtcaactTTTATTTCAGTGAATCAACGATTCTCACCTCTTCgttcaataaaaacaacatcTAGTGGTTGACTTGGCAAGGTCTGAGCCACAGGGGGTAGGGCAGGGGGTGATGTTTCTGAGGTGTTGCTCACAACAATGTCTTCTTTGTCCACTTTATAATAGTCAACTATTGAAGCTGTAATGAACAGTAAGAATACACAAATAAACTCAAATTAGATACAAACAAATACATAATCACTCTTTGAAAGCTTGTAAGACAAAACTTTAaacctttgactcccaagatctggtaGTTAATGCTACCCATTCCCTTACAAGTTAgtggtgaaaatttttttttagatcaagataacaacttcaacctgattagtttgagtattcttattacctgtttgcaggattaTATAtggatattgtggggagaagttatatgttaatcacCACTGgaggtgaaagggttaacaggaTAGGTGTTCACACACCTGAATGATTTcaactttaaaacaatttttttttaaacaaaatcctTTTAAATATCAAGGCACATGGTTTTTAATTAACGCTGAAATTTTACCTTACCTTAATTTGGAACTTACACcaatttaaaaaggttttaaattatttacactCAAGGAAACATgtcaatatacaaaaaaaatcaatcctTTAACCTTCTTCATCATTATCGGCATTATAGTTGTCTTCCTCTGCTGATGTTCCAGTTTGCTGTCTGAgaattaataaaatgaaaaatatttttattaatctCATTTGAGAAAAATATACTGAGAAAATATACTGCATTTATTTGCAAACAGACCacagcttttcttttttgcaaatatGGGATCAAAGTTAGGGGTGCAGCATATATGCAGGTACAAGCCTTTTGAAAAATCATTACTTTgcatattaaaacaaaatctttcacTTCAAATTGCTGAACTTCTTCTTTATTAACAAACATCACTTTCACACTGAGTAAGTCATCATACTCATACCACAAATACAACTAAATTCCTAGATAATCTTGGTCCTCTATGAAGCAATGAgcacatcaattttttttaggttctTGTTTGGGGAATTCCAGCACAGCTTGCCTGGAATAGCAATTCTTACTCACAGCATACAGAGTGCCTCCTTTTCCCAATCACTGTGTTGGAAATTTCACCACCACTGCTCATGATAAAATAGACCACAATTTTGCCACATGCCGTTGGTAAGTAACAAACTCATACCAGAGGAGGGTCAACTCAAGAAAGGAAAACTCATTATGCACCTTTGAgacttctttgttttatttttctttggtctTGTCCTCTTTGAGTCTCCTGGGCCGTCATATCCATCATAGTCATAAGTATATTCTTCACCATTGATGACATCTCGGGAACCTGAAACAAAACTCATGAGTTGTTACATAAacttttttgtacattttttgtCTACAGTAACTTACAAAATTTTCTAAAACCAGTAGTTAGATTTTCCATGCTCAAGCTTCTGAGTCAAATGACAACATTTCATGCAGGAGGACGGTTGTTAAAGGTCTGCCCCAAACTGAAAGTTATCTGATTATGGCAAAAACAATTCTTTGGCCATGCCAAGGTACTTGTAATTTATCATGAAATTTGGGTAACCTTTTAAAGCTCTGAAAAAAACTTGAGACCTCTTCCCACATTTTTGTgggtttctttttaattttcacacTTTTCCAGGTGTTCAAAATTAAGTCTTAATTACACCATGCATTATGTTTTCAAATACCCATTCTCCTAAAAGGTGTTCCTTTCTCCTTAGAAAACTTAAGATTTCTAAACATCTGGGACATCTTTTAACCTAACTTTGGAcaaatgataatttattttgtccATAACTAATAACTTCACAAGCCATACAAATAATAACTgcttacaaaaagaaaaataagtatCATTTTAGGTTAGTGTGTACCTTACaagtgtttgattttgaaatgcaaaatgTGGCTATTAATTTCCCTACAAGTCCAGCTTTTTACCCTGCAGTTGTTGTCAGATTTTTTGGACAAGTAACCTTGTGGTCCATAAAGGAAAAATAGAGAAAGTTCTATGCCTTGAGCTTGATATGGCTAGCCAAACATATCAGTTTCAAAGAGAAAGAGTACCATACATTTTgcttaaaaacttaaaaaaaaaaaacaaaaaataaattcaccATGTGTTCTTTTCCTTCTTGGCCTTCTCCTTGCAGGAGTAAAGTTTTCAGCATCTCCCATCATATCCTCCTCGTCCCTATTGATGACCTCAGCACTGGCTGATCTGGCATGGCGAGTTACACCAGATGCAGGGCGTttatatcttttcttttctggtaTATCTAGTGTTTTAGACTCCATTCCATCATAAACATCTCCtgaataaaagtaaattaattgaaCAATTATTCACCTAAGACAAGTaattattgttgaataatccaaAAGACAAGCAACTGTGTTAGTAAAATTGCCCAGGTGCTTTTGAATTCTGATGTAAATTCTTTTTGATGTTAGAAACCATTCTGtaacaattgttttgattacttaTATCAAAATAGGCAGCCAGTGTCCACTGGAATTTAACCggtttatttaattcaatcacaatatttttcttctcttcaccTTTCTACCTGAAAATGTATTCATACTTTAGGTCACTCCAGAGAGCGAAAGTAtcacatttccttgaataagtaCCCATACTCCAAAAGGCACTCTCTCCCCAAAAAGCACCCATTTCCAAGGCCATAATGTCAAACATATAAATAacaggggtaagtttctaaaaaaccTGCATTGGTGGGatagtataacagggtaatttagtattatcaacagaCTTGATGaggtaaatttgccaccataaagagtttcaaagttgatgaTGTCAATCAAGTGCCCTCTTGAATAAGTCCTCTATTCCAAcatcactttcttaaatagtaggaAATCAATAcaaagaaaacctgtttctacTGCTGCTAACTTTTTACGCTTAAACTTCAGAGGAATCCATACAGGAAAATAATAAGAGCCCCCTAGACTAAGTGCCttcctttttgcaaaaattttcaaacaagcGCTCTTGGGGAATATTCTAGGAAATAAGGTATCAAGATTTTCTGAAGGACAGGTAAAAGGTATATTAACCCAAACTCTTTTTTCTCTAAAACAAAACTTAGGGCACAATCTAatggaaaaatcaaataaatcatGTTTAACCAATAGATGATAAGGTTAAAACAACAACTCCAGATTGTGGAGCtaacaaaatcaaatgagaCTTCTACTGGTCTTGAACTTATGTCTCCCACAGAAGGGCTGGGTGCTGCTATCAACTGAATGACTGACAAAGCCAAATACTACGAGGATCAGGAAAGTCTGAGCGGGCTTTACTATCTAAACTAGTCTATAACCTGTAATCTCGCAGCTACGGCAGGCTTAGAGCTTGTGAATAAGAGGAATTATAAAATCAATACTTTATTTTGTTACCATTTTCCATCCTGGACCTTCTTCTCTGTCTTCTAGCACGGTTTTTTCTTTCCGAAGTTGATTGCGGAATCCCTGAGCTTCCCTCTTGATCACCAGAATTATTCGACGCGCTACGAGTCACTCCACCTTTGTCGCCGTCTGCAACATCTTGAAGAGGAATTCTCTCTGGTAGAGAGCTCGGTGATTCTATACTTTCGTTTTTGTAATCGTCAATTTCTCTTGACATTCTCTTTTTACGACGTCCTCGTCGCGAACTGGGGTCTCTAGAGCTTTCTGTATCGATCGCAACTTCAGCCATGTTCTGAAGCTATGTTCGTTGAGATTTGAACTTTCCCTGTGACAGCACAAACTTAAAGCGACTCTAACCGTCCTTTTATGGGAAAATACATCACCATAAGTGACTCAGAGGCTGTGATTAAGTTTCAAATGTCATGGACCAGATGTTTCGAAATGAAAACGTTCAGCCTATAATTTTGTCACACAGCTGAACTAGTggatgttttcttgtttttcatattCTATGTATACAAATTCCATGGAGACCTGGGTCAGAGCCATCTTTGAGCATACTCAGTTAGGAAAAGAATCCTCTGACAGGTAGCAAGTGAAGGCTCAGCGCATGTGTTTGCTCATTACACCGCTTCGGTAATCACTAATTGCCACGTGGAGGAAtgctaaaaattttatttgtattcaGTATTTTGAGGCTTCCTTTGCAGCCCAGAAACATCTCCCAGTAACTATGAAGACTGTACTTATGGTAGCAGAGAAGCCTTCCCTGGCTCAGTCAATCGCCAAATTTCTCTCTAAGGGACAGATGAGGACGCGAAAGGGGCTCAATGGAGCTTGTTCAGTACACGAGTATGACGGACAGTTCAACAAAGAGCCGGTGAAATTTAAAATGACCTCTGTGTGTGGGCACGTAATGACCTTGGATTTCCATCACAAGTTCAATAACTGGGACGCTGTTAATCCTCAGGAACTTTTCACGGCTGCAACGCTGAAGAAAGAGGCAAACGAAAAACTGCAAATGCCTAGATTCTTGCAGCAGGAGGGAAAAGGCGTCGATTACATTGTTCTGTGGTTGGATTGCGACAAAGAAGGGGAGAACATCTGTTTTGAGGTGCTGGATTGCGTCAGGCCTGTTATGAATAAGAAATCAGGCAACAAGAATGTATTCCGTGCGAAGTTTTCTGCCATAACAGAGACTGACATTTGCAGTGCCATGCATCGTTTAAGCGAGCCTAATAGGAATGAGGCTAGGTCAGTTGATGCTCGGCAGGAGCTGGACCTAAGGATTGGTTGTGCATTTACGCGATTTCAGACAAAGTACTTCCAGGGGAAATATGGTGACTTGGATAGTGGGCTGATTTCTTATGGCCCCTGTCAGACACCAACTCTAGGCTTTTGTGTGGAACGTCACGACCAGATACAGTCGTTCAAACCTGAACCTTTCTGGGTACTTAAAACCCAGGTACTCCACCCAAGTGGTCAGACCTTGCAGCTTGACTGGGACAGGGGTCGACTGTTTGATAAAGAGGTAGCTGTCATGTTTCAAAAAGCTGTCAAGTCATCAAGGTCAGCAACTGTGGTTGGTGTTTCCAAAAAGGAGAAATCCAAACAAAGGCCCATTGCTTTAAACACTATTGAAATGTTACGTATGGCTTCTTCAGGGCTTAATATGGGTCCCCAGCACTGCATGCAAATAGCAGAGAGGCTTTACACACAAGGCTACATCAGCTATCCTCGTACAGAAACAACTCACTACCCAGAAAATTTTGATCTGAAGGGAACTCTCCGACAGCAGCAGACAAACTCCAGCTGGGGTTCATCTGTACGAGAACTTCTAGAGCAGGGTATTAACAAGCCAAGGAAGGGGCATGATGCTGGTGACCATCCACCCATAACACCAATGAAGCCTGCAAGTGAAGCTGAGCTGGGGGGTGATGCATGGAGATTATATGAGTTGATCACAAGATCTTTTATAGCCAGTGTCAGCTATGACTGTAAATACTTGCAAACAACAGTGAAGTTTTCAATTGAGCAGGAAGCCTTTTCATTCACTGGTAAAGCTGTGACCAACCCAGGCTTCACGTCTGTGATGGACTGGCAGGCAATTTCCAGTGATGAACGGATGCCTCATTGTCAGCAGCATGATTCATATCAAATTGCAGAAGTGAAACTTGAAGAAAGACAAACTTCACCTCCTGATTACCTCACAGAGAGTGAGCTCATTTCACTGATGGAGAAGCACTGTATTGGAACAGATGCAAGTATTTCTGTTCACATTAATAACATCTGTGAAAGAAACTATGTCCAGGTACTCAGTGGTCGAAAGCTTCAACCAACCCCTCTTGGAATTGTGTTGGTACATGGCTACCAAAAAATTGATCCTCAGCTTGTTCTACCCACCATGCGATCAGCTGTTGAGCAGCAATTAAACCTAATTGCTGTTGGGAAGGCAGAATTTGATTCTGTTTTGCAACATGCCATTGAAATCTtcacaaggaaatttgtttattttgtgcaAACCATCACAAGCATGGATGAGCTTTTTGAAGTATCATTTACACCACTCAAAGATACTGGCAAGGCCTTGTCAAGGTGTGGCAAATGTAACAGGTATATGAAGTACATCAGTGCTAAACCAACGCGCCTGCATTGTGCCAACTGTGATGAGACATATAGTCTTCCACAAAATGGAAGCATCAAACTGTACAAGGAACTGAAGTGTCCCTTGGATGAGTTTGAGTTGGTGTTGTGGTCTACTGGAGGGAGGGGAAAGAGTACCTTAGTTTGCCCTTACTGCTACAACCATCCGCCCTTCTCAGAAATGCGGAAAGGTATGGGCTGTAATCAGTGTACACATCCCACAT is a window encoding:
- the LOC131774940 gene encoding transmembrane protein 237-like, whose translation is MAEVAIDTESSRDPSSRRGRRKKRMSREIDDYKNESIESPSSLPERIPLQDVADGDKGGVTRSASNNSGDQEGSSGIPQSTSERKNRARRQRRRSRMENGDVYDGMESKTLDIPEKKRYKRPASGVTRHARSASAEVINRDEEDMMGDAENFTPARRRPRRKRTHGSRDVINGEEYTYDYDGYDGPGDSKRTRPKKNKTKKSQRQQTGTSAEEDNYNADNDEEASIVDYYKVDKEDIVVSNTSETSPPALPPVAQTLPSQPLDVVFIERRDGQGFTRERKTRLMQMEEERNKEPEKIPSSMKMTTAEFAVSVHKAFRSFSVFCHGLLAGLALCQVIFVYSLSNNSQGDVVFLENYYKLAQPLQSLYYMLFAICTVSVFDRYDMANPRSGFFRDLLSRPSRILSISAYLFAMVFSISVANIDDRISLYKVHSDLWGHAETSSLLDTWRIINLMRVLGAVLGWVLVSAQPSDECTAENLYEGELLPGEQRLVQQRAAKSEPQLVV
- the LOC131774978 gene encoding DNA topoisomerase 3-beta-1, producing MKTVLMVAEKPSLAQSIAKFLSKGQMRTRKGLNGACSVHEYDGQFNKEPVKFKMTSVCGHVMTLDFHHKFNNWDAVNPQELFTAATLKKEANEKLQMPRFLQQEGKGVDYIVLWLDCDKEGENICFEVLDCVRPVMNKKSGNKNVFRAKFSAITETDICSAMHRLSEPNRNEARSVDARQELDLRIGCAFTRFQTKYFQGKYGDLDSGLISYGPCQTPTLGFCVERHDQIQSFKPEPFWVLKTQVLHPSGQTLQLDWDRGRLFDKEVAVMFQKAVKSSRSATVVGVSKKEKSKQRPIALNTIEMLRMASSGLNMGPQHCMQIAERLYTQGYISYPRTETTHYPENFDLKGTLRQQQTNSSWGSSVRELLEQGINKPRKGHDAGDHPPITPMKPASEAELGGDAWRLYELITRSFIASVSYDCKYLQTTVKFSIEQEAFSFTGKAVTNPGFTSVMDWQAISSDERMPHCQQHDSYQIAEVKLEERQTSPPDYLTESELISLMEKHCIGTDASISVHINNICERNYVQVLSGRKLQPTPLGIVLVHGYQKIDPQLVLPTMRSAVEQQLNLIAVGKAEFDSVLQHAIEIFTRKFVYFVQTITSMDELFEVSFTPLKDTGKALSRCGKCNRYMKYISAKPTRLHCANCDETYSLPQNGSIKLYKELKCPLDEFELVLWSTGGRGKSTLVCPYCYNHPPFSEMRKGMGCNQCTHPTCAHSEVSLGIADCTECDSGSLVLDPTSAPKWKLACNRCNLVIHVFEDAFRVSATDQECECGTTLLNIDFNRTKSPLPGEKTQHVGCLFCDPLLVPLVKMSHAASKHPMYRGGRGRGGRRGRGGRRGKGRGRPKDKMSQLASYFL